The following are encoded in a window of Magnolia sinica isolate HGM2019 chromosome 11, MsV1, whole genome shotgun sequence genomic DNA:
- the LOC131218033 gene encoding putative serine carboxypeptidase-like 52: MDVKSSLKYHLNLTTKGYRALIYSGDHDTTIPYVGTQAWIRSLNFSVVDDWRSWSVDGQIVGYTRTYSNNLTFATVKGGGHTAAEYKPQECLAMVQRWISHNPL; this comes from the exons ATGGACGTTAAAAGTAGCTTAAAATACCATCTCAATCTAACAACGAAAGGATATCGAGCTCTGATTTATAG TGGCGACCATGACACGACAATTCCATATGTGGGCACCCAAGCATGGATAAGATCTTTAAATTTCTCCGTCGTTGATGATTGGCGGTCTTGGTCCGTTGATGGCCAAATTGTAGG ATATACGAGGACATATTCGAACAACTTGACATTTGCGACTGTTAAG GGAGGGGGCCATACAGCTGCAGAGTACAAGCCTCAGGAATGCCTTGCTATGGTCCAACGATGGATTTCCCACAATCCTCTATAA